The genome window CCAGCCGTCCGTCGAGCAGGAGAGAATCTCCTCGTCGGTGGCGATCCAATCGATGCCGGCCTTGGCGACCGAGCCGATCATGGGCTCGCAGACCGAACCTTCCGAGGGCCACATCCCGCGCGGTTTGCAGCCAAAGTGTTCCTCGTGGTAGGCGACCGCCATCTCGATGTGCTTCTGCGCGTCTTCCGCATAGCCGTCCAGATGCTTCGGCAGATGCACGTCCGGCATCGCGCGACGCGCCTGACGCTTGTCCCAGAGCAACGGCAGGATCGGATGGTAGAACGGCGTAGTCGTCAGTTCTAGTTGGCCGCGTTCCATCAACTCGCGATGCAGCGGGACGACTTCGGCCAACAGCGCCATCTGCTTTTTGAGCAGCCAGGCCTTTTCTTCTTCGGTCCACTGCTTGCCTTGTTCGCGGAAAGCGCGGAGCTCTTTGTCTTGCTCGAAGGCCAGCGGGTGAATCCAGGTCAGGTTCGACCAGACTTGGAGGTCGATGATGTCTTGGCGATTGAAGCGCTTCGCCGCGCGCGCCGCGCCGTCGACGCCCATCCCGCGCTTGCGGTAGAGCTCGTGATAGCGCGCGTAGGGGCGGATCATATGGTCCGGATGGACCATGAAGAAATTGTCGAGCAGGTAGTGCATGTCGGCTTCGGCCAGACCATCGGCCGGCAGCCGCGACACGCGCAGATGATGATCCTCGTGCCCTTCGAGATACGCCAGCAACTGCGCCAGCAAACTCGGCACGAGGTTGATCGTGCAATGGAACTCCGGAATCTCCTTGAGCAACATCGCCATGCCCCAATAGTCCTTGGTCGCGTGCAAGCGCACCCAAGGCATGGGATTGTCCTGGCCGATGTCGTCTGGATAGTACGGCTGGTGCTGGTGCCAGATGATCGCGAGCGAGACGTCGTGCATGTTGGGAGGAGGCGGAGCAATAAAGGAGAAGGGGAGTAAAGTAGTTTCCGATCCGTGTGGTGCCTGTATCCCTACATTGTCCCGCGCCTCATCCTGTACTCCGTTACTTCTTTACTCCTCTACTCCTATTCTCCTCTACTCCTTCACTACCCCCCGCCTCACACCGACACGGTTCTCCGCACTCGGCTGAGCGTCGATTCGTAAAGATCGACGTAGTCCCGCGCGCTGCGCGACCAGGACCAATCTTGCTTCATGCCGTTGGCCACGAGTTGCGACCAGAGATCGGGATGCGCATACGCCGTGAGCGCCCGTTCCAGCGCTTCGCGAAACGCCATGGGGCTGTACTCGACGAAGCTGAAGCCGTTCGCCGTGCGATTGGCGAGCGTTTCACTGGTAAGATTCGTGATCGTATCCGCCAGTCCGCCGGTGGCGCGAACGACTGGAACGGCGCCGTATTTCAGGCTGTAAAGTTGGTTGAGCCCGCAGGGCTCGAAGCGGCTCGGCATGAGGAACATGTCCGACGCGGCCTCGATGCGGTGGGCCAGCGCGTTATCGAATTGCAGCGTCGTGCTGACGCGCTGCGGGTAGCGCTGCGCCAACATGCTGAACAGTTCGTGGTACTTCGACTCGCCCGTGCCGAGGATCACCCACTGCACGTTCTGCGTGCTGAGCCATTCCTGCATCACCGAGGCGACCAGGTCGATGCCTTTTTGTTCCGTCAAACGACCGACGAAACCTAACATCGGCGCGCCGGGGGATTCCGGTAGTTTCAATTCGCGCTGCAGCGCAGCCTTATTGGCGGCCTTGCCGGCAGCGGCGGTTTCGACTGAGAACTGCGCCGGCAAGTTCGTATCGGTCGACGGATCCCACTCGCGGTAATCGACGCCATTGATGATGCCGGTCAACACGCCGCGGCGCTGTTGCAGCACGCCTTCCAAGCCACAGCCCAAGGGCGCGGATTGGATTTCATCGGAGTAGCGCGGGCTCACGGTATTGAGCGCGTCGGCG of Planctomycetia bacterium contains these proteins:
- the glgA gene encoding glycogen synthase GlgA gives rise to the protein MNILFTTSEAVPFAKTGGLADVCGALPVELARQGQSPVVIMPAYRHVFACGQSIVPTGVDYTIPIGTKQVRGSFWKGKLPESDVPVYFVRQDDYFDRPQLYTENGVDYIDNCERYVFFCRAALEAIRLLDLKVDLIHSHDWQTGLIPVYLKSEYRGIPGYEGIGTLLTIHNMAFQGMFWHWDMLLTGLDWQFFDWQRMEFYGKLNLLKSGLVFADALNTVSPRYSDEIQSAPLGCGLEGVLQQRRGVLTGIINGVDYREWDPSTDTNLPAQFSVETAAAGKAANKAALQRELKLPESPGAPMLGFVGRLTEQKGIDLVASVMQEWLSTQNVQWVILGTGESKYHELFSMLAQRYPQRVSTTLQFDNALAHRIEAASDMFLMPSRFEPCGLNQLYSLKYGAVPVVRATGGLADTITNLTSETLANRTANGFSFVEYSPMAFREALERALTAYAHPDLWSQLVANGMKQDWSWSRSARDYVDLYESTLSRVRRTVSV